Proteins from one Microcaecilia unicolor chromosome 2, aMicUni1.1, whole genome shotgun sequence genomic window:
- the LOC115461986 gene encoding olfactory receptor 5V1-like, with product MDGKNESLVIEFMLVGHLSILKYPKLLFTLLVIIYIMSQIGNSLIIIVVKLDSRLHTPMYFFLCNLSLVEIFYTTDSFPTILSVSLAGVKWLPVSGCLLQICFFHFLGAVECLLLTVMAYDRYVAICRPLHYTIIMSGTTCLLLAVICWLSGFFNFLALIFLTFRLHFCGPKTIANFFCDIPPLLKLACGDISINKIMLIIGDVFVGVLPCLFIVISYAWIISTILKIHSSQGRKKVFSTCASHLTVVCIFFTTSLLIYMKPSSSYFSGWEELLSLVYTVVTPMLNPLIYSLRNNEVKAAMKKVFSSKSSSKTVRT from the coding sequence ATGGATGGCAAAAATGAATCTTTGGTTATAGAATTTATGTTGGTGGGACACTTAAGTATTCTGAAATACCCAAAGCTTCTCTTCACATTGTTAGTGATTATCTACATTATGAGCCAGATTGGAAACTCACTTATCATCATTGTTGTCAAACTGGATTCACGTCTGCACACccccatgtatttcttcctctgcAACCTGTCCCTCGTGGAAATCTTCTATACCACAGACAGCTTTCCCACCATCCTAAGTGTTTCTTTAGCAGGTGTAAAGTGGCTACCAGTTAGCGGTTGCCTGTTGCAGATTTGCTTCTTCCACTTCCTGGGTGCAGTGGAGTGTCTGCTCTTGACTGTGATGGCCTATGATCGATATGTGGCCATCTGTAGGCCACTACACTATACAATAATCATGAGTGGGACTACTTGCCTGCTCCTGGCTGTCATCTGCTGGCTCAGTggattctttaatttccttgcgTTGATTTTCTTGACCTTCAGGCTGCACTTCTGTGGACCCAAAACCATTGCCAACTTCTTCTGTGACATCCCACCACTGCTTAAGCTTGCCTGTGGGGACATTAGCATCAACAAAATCATGCTCATTATAGGTGATGTCTTTGTTGGCGTCCTTCCCTGTTTGTTCATAGTGATTTCATATGCATGGATCATTTCAACCATACTTAAAATCCATTCTTCCCAAGGTCGGAAGAAGGTCTTCTCCACCTGTGCATCTCACCTTACTGTGGTCTGCATCTTTTTCACAACTTCCCTTTTAATTTACATGAAACCTTCTTCAAGCTACTTTTCTGGCTGGGAAGAACTGCTTTCCCTGGTATACACTGTAGTGACACCCATGCTGAATCCTCTTATCTACAGCCTGAGGAACAATGAGGTTAAAGCAGCCATGAAAAAAGTATTCAGCAGCAAATCATCATCTAAAACTGTAAGGACCTGa